From one Phocoena sinus isolate mPhoSin1 chromosome 6, mPhoSin1.pri, whole genome shotgun sequence genomic stretch:
- the LOC116755882 gene encoding LOW QUALITY PROTEIN: 60S acidic ribosomal protein P1-like (The sequence of the model RefSeq protein was modified relative to this genomic sequence to represent the inferred CDS: inserted 2 bases in 1 codon), producing MASVSKLACIYLALILHXTEVTVMEDKINAFIKAAGVNVEPFWPGLFAKALASVSIGSLICNVGAGGPAPAAGAAPAGGPAPSPSAVPAEEKKVEAKKEESEESDDDMGFGFFD from the exons ATGGCCTCTGTCTCGAAGCTCGCCTGCATCTACTTGGCCCTCATCCTGCA TACTGAGGTGACGGTCATGGAGGATAAGATCAATGCCTTCATTAAAGCAGCAGGTGTAAATGTTGAACCTTTTTGGCCAGGCTTGTTTGCAAAGGCTTTGGCCAGTGTCAGCATCGGGAGCCTCATCTGCAATGTGGGGGCAGGTGGACCTGCCCCAGCAGCTGGTGCTGCCCCAGCAGGaggtcctgccccctccccgagTGCTGTCCCAGCTGAGGAGAAGAAagtggaagcaaagaaagaagaatctgAAGAGTCTGATGATGACATGGGCTTTGGTTTTTTTGACTAA